A stretch of Streptomyces vietnamensis DNA encodes these proteins:
- the cseC gene encoding two-component system sensor histidine kinase CseC, whose translation MKFLPLRTGVRWKIAVAIAAVGALIAVTLSVVVHNAARISMLDNAREVQMERLLFAQRMYETSKPKEPRFGTKINDPALPPQLDQLMRDKRRGTYVQEHRHGGPPDVWAAVPLANGDVLSLHIPFADRSATIMNDLDRALVIGSVSVVFGGCALGVLIGGQLSRRLRKAAVAAGRVAQGNTDVRVRDAVGGVVRDETDDLAWAVDALTDALNERIEAERRVTADIAHELRTPVTGLLTAAELLPPGRPTELVRDRAQAMRTLVEDVLEVARLDSASERAELQEIALGEFVERRVRALDPEVVVRVVHEDWVNTDPRRLERVLGNLLANAAKHGKPPVEVTVEGRVVRVRDHGPGFPEALLKEGPSRFRTGTSDRAGQGHGLGLTIAAGQARVLGARLTFRNVAAEGAPGGVGGAIAVLWLPDHAPTNTGSFPVLRLAE comes from the coding sequence GCGCGCTCATCGCGGTCACCCTGAGCGTCGTCGTGCACAACGCCGCCCGCATCTCGATGCTCGACAACGCGCGCGAGGTGCAGATGGAGCGGCTGCTCTTCGCGCAGCGGATGTACGAGACGTCGAAGCCGAAGGAGCCCCGCTTCGGCACGAAGATCAACGACCCGGCGCTGCCGCCGCAGCTCGACCAGCTGATGCGGGACAAGCGGCGCGGGACGTACGTGCAGGAGCACCGGCACGGCGGGCCGCCGGACGTGTGGGCGGCCGTGCCGCTCGCCAATGGCGACGTCCTCTCGCTGCACATCCCCTTCGCCGACCGCAGCGCGACGATCATGAACGATCTGGACCGGGCGCTCGTCATCGGCTCGGTGTCGGTGGTCTTCGGCGGCTGCGCGCTCGGCGTGCTCATCGGCGGGCAGCTCTCGCGGCGGCTGCGGAAGGCCGCCGTCGCGGCCGGCCGGGTGGCCCAGGGCAATACGGACGTACGGGTGCGGGACGCCGTCGGCGGAGTCGTACGGGACGAGACCGACGACCTGGCGTGGGCGGTGGACGCGCTGACCGACGCCCTGAACGAGCGGATCGAGGCCGAGCGGCGGGTCACCGCCGACATCGCGCACGAGCTGCGCACCCCCGTCACCGGGCTGCTCACGGCGGCCGAGCTGCTGCCGCCGGGACGTCCGACCGAGCTCGTACGGGACCGGGCGCAGGCCATGCGGACCCTGGTCGAGGACGTCCTCGAGGTGGCCCGGCTCGACAGCGCCTCGGAGCGGGCCGAGCTCCAGGAGATCGCGCTCGGCGAGTTCGTGGAGCGGCGGGTGCGGGCCCTGGACCCGGAGGTCGTCGTCCGGGTGGTGCACGAGGACTGGGTGAACACCGACCCGCGCCGCCTGGAGCGCGTCCTGGGCAATCTCCTCGCCAACGCGGCCAAGCACGGCAAGCCGCCGGTCGAGGTCACCGTCGAGGGCCGGGTGGTCCGCGTCCGCGACCACGGCCCCGGCTTCCCGGAGGCGCTCCTCAAGGAGGGGCCGAGCCGGTTCCGTACGGGGACGAGCGACCGCGCGGGCCAGGGCCACGGCCTGGGCCTGACGATCGCGGCGGGCCAGGCCCGGGTCCTCGGCGCCCGGCTGACCTTCCGGAACGTGGCCGCGGAGGGGGCCCCGGGCGGGGTGGGCGGCGCCATCGCGGTGCTGTGGCTGCCGGACCACGCGCCGACGAACACGGGGAGCTTCCCGGTGCTGCGGCTGGCGGAGTGA